The following DNA comes from Numida meleagris isolate 19003 breed g44 Domestic line chromosome 16, NumMel1.0, whole genome shotgun sequence.
CGCCGCCTGGCACGACATCCTGCGGCGCGTCAACGCCGTCGCCACCTGCCACCGCGAGCTGCCCGAAGTGAAGAAGAAGTGGTCCGACCTCAAGACCGAGGTGCGGCGCAAAGTGGCCCAAGTGCGCGCCGCCATGGAAGGGGGAAGCGAGAGCCAGAACGGCGGCGGCACCGGGACGGAGGGCGAGGACCCGACGGGTGCCACAGCCGCCCCCGTCATCCTCACCCCCATGCAACAGCGCATCTGCAACCTGCTGGGAGAGGCCACCATCATCAGCCTGCCCAGCGGGGACTGCGGGGCGGGCGACGGGACCGAGATCCCCATCACCGCCTCCGCCACCACCGTCACACTGACCCAGAGTGAGTGCTGCGCCCTGTGAAGATGCTCTGTTCTGGATTGATGGCCCAGTGGGGGGGCCTGGCACTCTCCTGTGGTCCCTCTGTAGGGAGATCCTGTCAAAACAAAGCCCCCGTCTGTcatgaaaacacatttgtgCTGTGGGGGAGTGTCTATGAGATGTGCGTGAAAGTCACCAAATGACAGCTGGGGTCAGCCTTAAAACAAGGAAAGCAAGGCGCCTTTGGTACCTCTGTCTGGGGAACTAAAGTAAAAGGGAGAAATTTCTCCAAGGCTGATTTCCTGATCTGCCTCAAACGGGCCATCTTGTTGATAAGTGCCCTTCTAGGCCTTCTCTTTGCCCTTAGGTCAGTTGGTTAATGGTGCTCTAAACTAGGGGTTGAAAAGTGATTTTGTCTAGACAGATATGGCACACCCTGCTCCTTTGGACCTTAGTCTGTACATCCGAGAAGGAAACTTAGATGAGGGTGGAGCAGACTTAAGTTATTTTGTGCATTCACTGTTTATTGTGTGTTATCTCACAGAACAGGCAGTATTCCTGTTACATTCCTTGAATAGTCCTGTAGATAAAAACACCCATTTTGCAGCTACTCCTTACCCCCTTTCTATCCTTTGTTCTCAGTTCCTGCAGAGACGACTTACCACAGTCTGGAGGACGGGGTTGTGGAGTACTGCACAACAGAAGCCCCCACCACAGTTACTGCCGAAGCGCCCTTGGAGATGATGGCACATCAACACGAAGTATCTGCAAAACCCCAGGAGCTGAAAAGCCGCATTGCTCTGAACTCAGCCaagctcctgcaggagcagcgAGTGACCAACTTACACGTGAAGGAGATTGCCCAGCACCTGGAGCAGCAGAATGACTTGCTTCAGATGATCCGTCGCTCTCAGGAGGTGCAGGCATGCGCACAGGAGCGCCAGGCTCAAGCCATGGAAGGAACACAGGCTGCACTgagtgccctcatccaggtccTCCGCCCCATGATTAAGGACTTCCGTCGATTTTTGCAGAGCAATACACCCAGTCCTTCGGTGACCGCTGACCCCAGCCAGACTGGGCAGCAAGATGGCATTATCCagtgaaagaaacagcaatgggacttctttcttggaaaaaacTGCCCCTGCTGCCATTGGACATGGAGTAAGAGGGTGCTGGCTCTTGTCAATGTGAAATGGCTCGCATTGGAGTCTTGCTGAGCCTGAacagctttctcctctgctaATCTTATGCTAATCTGCCTTTTCAGACCTATCATACAGAGCAGTAGCAGGAGGTGTAATAAACAAGGAACCTAACATTGGTTGCTTTAGTTCCAGAAAACAAtagatttgtttaaaaaaaagagggagagaaaagagacaattatttttttatctgtttgaaAACTTCTTCTGAGTGTgacacttctttcttcctctgccttgaTCTATAGCCTTTAACTGACTTCAAACACAGAGAGTCTTGCTGTTAAGTCACAGTAGTGAAGCTGCCAAGGTACAGTTACCATAAGCTGTAGCGTCTGGTAGTGAATGCATTTCTGTCTCTTGCTGAAAGCGTTTACTGGCAATGTGGTACCAGAGGTGGTACAACCCTTCTCTGCACTGAGAGTTTGTGGATATTGCTCTTGGAGCATGAAATTCACCCGCACAGACTAGCACTAAGCCTACTATATGCAGTTCAAATCCCACCCATATCCCCCGAGGATATAAATGGGATTAAAATAGTGCATTCACCTCATGTTCTATCTGTGTGCGGCCATGGAATTCAACTTTAAACTTAGCAGATGTGATGAAAATTTCATGCCTTGGTTAACAGATACTGTCCTGGGATACGTATTGGAAGCAGTTACCTGTCCCAGTATATTTAATGCACAAGGACACgtaaaaaattaattcagatgGGTTTACAGGCAAAACACCCTCTCTGTTTCATAACGCAGTTTGCCACCTCCATAATAGCTCAGTCTCTCCAAGCGGACCTGGTCTGGAGAGCTTCAGCCCCACAGTGATTCCCAGCAGACGACATTAGGAGGCTGTCAGCCATGGATGGGAGTGAGTGCGTTCTGGAGCATCACTTGGTTCTGGTGGTGGTGTTTGTTCTGTACTGTTTAGGAGCCAGAAGCAGGTACAGCAGTTCTTCGTTAGTCTGCTTTGATTGGGATTCTGAGAAGTGGCTCTGAGGTTCAGCTCACCTATTTTCTCACAGTTAAATGGGGTTAAGTAGCATTTACAGCCCCGATCTCCTTGAGGTGTTCAGGCTGTTGGGCTTGGTCCTCACTGAGATAGCTCCATTTCACAGGATGGTGAACGGGATTCTTACAGACTTGCAGTAGCTTCATAAACTTTTAGATGACAAGCTCCACTTGTAGATGCATGGAAGctaacttcaaaaaaaaaaaaaaaaaaaaaaaaacgaagtATAACTCTTTTCCCCATACCTTGCAACATTTTTCACGTTCAATAGGCTTGTTGCGTCCCAGATACTGCTTTTGAAAACGAACTTTCTCAGAGTTGATATTTTCTCGCTGTCAAGTCTCCTTTTGGGCTGAGAAGTGGTGAGCACAGACTGAATTTGCACAATCAGATGAAACCCTTACACATTTTATGGTGGGATGCTGATGGAGGACCCCCAGTTAGAGCAGTGGGTGAACATTCTGCTGCCTACCTCTGGCCTTTCGTCATCTCCTCTCATCTGCAAGGCTGGTGCTGGAGAGAAGAACAACTTTAGGACTTTGGCCCTGGAAGGCTCTGACCCTTTGACACACACATCTCGGTGCTGAGTCAGGGCGGCACCAGCTGCACCTTCCCACCTTGCTGGGCATCCAGCCACGTGAGTAACGCTCTCCTGACTCTTTCTCTCAGACTTTGTGGGGTCAATTGCTcaattgaaaattatttttaaagcagaaaactaTGTCATATATGTTGTTTTACCTCATTTGTGTAATGATCTCTCCTTTGcaaatatgatttttaataaaaagtacaGTTTTTGGTAAACAGACTGTTTCAGTTCATCAGCATGTTCCGGGGGAAAAGTGAGTTCATGAAAACAAGTTGGCAACACAGAGGACTCAGTCAGAAAAGGCCAAGGAAAACTGCAAGCACAcgtgtcttgtttttttttcttgttcatgaAATTTGTGGCCTTATATTTACataattgtcttttttcttttttttttttttcaaataatagcTTTACCTTGGACCACTAGTTAGTTCATTGCATCTGACAGATTACCACAGCATTCTAATCTCCCAGCTGCTCAGAACACACTCCAATAGCCTGAAATGATGGCTGAAATACCAGCCTTGGGATTTAAATTGCAGTGTTCATTTTTGCAGTGACTAAGCACTTAAGCTCTGCTACTGTTCCTTAGGAGTAAACGCGTTGCCCTCAGAACCACccattttttcatgtgttttcagGATAAAAATAGAGCTTAGTCAAACCAGTAGCATTCAGGAGCGAGTTCCACGTGCACATTTTTGTCTCATTAAAAAGATGtagcaacattttaaatgcaggGCGAGCACCGTGATTAGGGGCTTGGTTGTTGCTCATGACGAGGTCATCAAACttggggaggaagagagaaaatactaCGTCACTTAAAGTCAAAACCAGGAGGATCAGGTAAACAGGGCACTTACATGCCTGGCGCTTCACTGAGCAGGGAACTTGTGcccaaagcagaataaaaaggaaggaacTCATCTCACAGGTGTTTATTTGCGCTCCTTTTACCAAGCTTTTTGTACCTAGAGATTTGTATTCACCACccagagcaggaaggagctgcGCAGGGATGTCCTGCCACAGGGCTCCTCAGAGGGGAGAGTGAGCGCACTTTGTACTTcttgctgctggagaaaaaggagTTTTGGTGGAGCACTTCTGCTGGGTCAGAAGATGCCTCAAGGCGATGGCCAAGATGCTCGTAGCACCACTAGCTTCAGGAGCAAAAATCTGGTTGTGAAGCTCAGCCAGCGAGCAATGTGTGCAGCCCAGGCACGGCTTTCCAGGAGATGGCACTGCGCAACGGGGCAAGGCGCCGGGATCCTGAGCCGCggtctgcagcagagcacagtgcatTGCAGAGACCTGGTGGGATGGTTCCCGAAGTCACCTGTGTCCTGCAGACCTCTTGTGCCCCACTTGCTCCTCGCTGCTGGATTGTCTCAGGACTGGGagcctggagaggaggaaaTTCAACAGGAGAGCggagcacacagcacacagtCTCATTGCGACGCATTCAATGGGCAGGCACAAGGTACACATTAATTCCTTCACTATAAGCACTGGGGCAGGTTTTAGGATTTTTTACAAGGCCATACATAAATATGTCAGTATCCCACAAGTCCAGCATGCTGAAATAGATGCATCACAGTTCTGGAAGCTGGTCCCCACAGAGGCAGAATGATATCATCTGCACATTCGCCTAAATTACTTTGCCTCCTCCAACATGTTTTTAGTTTGTCAAGCCTGTTTTGGCAAAGCAttcttttgttggtttgttgggttttttttttgacatctgAGAGGTTGTTGCCAACAGATACTGTCAACAGAAGTGTGGTCTGTTTAGCTATGAAAATTGAAGCATTTAATATTCTTTGTCTTCCTTGAAAGCATCTGACAAGAAGCTTCACACAGACATCAGCACAGCTTCCAGGCTGTGCTGTAGGAGTCAGCCCaaagcccagctgcctgcaaaCTGGGCTCAAGAGCCCTTGGGTCCCTGCATGGAGATCCAGGCACAGGATGAGGCTTCACAAACATAAGCCCCAAGGCAATGTAGGCTCCAGCCTGAGGATTTTGGATGGGCAAAGCTGTTCCCCTGCCACTGCTGGGCCTCCCAGAAACAAACAGAGAGCCCTGCCACGCATTCCCACGAAACATGGAGCAGATACGGAAACCAGTAAACACAAAAGAGCCAGGCAGCTGGGCTTTCAGGTCTGGCCACATGCCTCGGGAAAGGAATCCACCAACTCCAGATTCCTATGCTCCCTTTGTCTCCAGATAACAAGATCCCCAGTCCTGGCAGTTCAGAAACACACCAGACAGGTGTGTCCTTTGCAGGCGAACAGGAAACCAAGCCTGGCACAGAAAGTGAAGC
Coding sequences within:
- the NAIF1 gene encoding nuclear apoptosis-inducing factor 1 gives rise to the protein MASPPAPPAKKRKMNFSEREVEIIVEELERGKHLLINHFNAGVPLAAKAAAWHDILRRVNAVATCHRELPEVKKKWSDLKTEVRRKVAQVRAAMEGGSESQNGGGTGTEGEDPTGATAAPVILTPMQQRICNLLGEATIISLPSGDCGAGDGTEIPITASATTVTLTQIPAETTYHSLEDGVVEYCTTEAPTTVTAEAPLEMMAHQHEVSAKPQELKSRIALNSAKLLQEQRVTNLHVKEIAQHLEQQNDLLQMIRRSQEVQACAQERQAQAMEGTQAALSALIQVLRPMIKDFRRFLQSNTPSPSVTADPSQTGQQDGIIQ